The Montipora capricornis isolate CH-2021 chromosome 6, ASM3666992v2, whole genome shotgun sequence genome has a window encoding:
- the LOC138053672 gene encoding uncharacterized protein, protein MYVDPKYFPEEPELPPEYDDDDEIDYGMDEEDMENEILGDLGIPNYDSVEKVINQQEMTERKNKKYLNKIVNAAKFKRNQLKAYKGNVTKQYKSGNITEADRQEENKRVDRAMKTLNEYIKHYQNKMETMKGSEIAMTSFKNVQEMLCLSLIEEIIGEEELVLLSEVYRPSNLPFPHSAYEKFSLANKDPAECKADFRVEKRDIPLLTEALRVPPVFQCRNGTICDGVEGLCIMLKRFAYPCRYSDMIPIFGRSVPELSMISSEVVEWMYTTHGHKITQWNHDLLNPASLNQYADAISNKGAALENCFGFIDGTVRPISRPDANQRIVYNGHKRVHALKFQAVALPNGLIGHLYGPVEGRMHDARMLAVSDLYDDLENFAFCLAGREMCLYGDPAYPLRIHLQAPFRVGVLTRQMEIFNEKMSAVRASVEWLFADIVNYFKFLDFKKNLRIGLSQVGKMYIVCAILRNALTCLYSNTTAEYFEVDPPSLQDYFR, encoded by the exons atgtatgttgatcctaagtactttcctgaagaaccagaattaccaccagagtatgatgacgacgatgagaTAGATTATGGAATGGATGAAGAAGATATGGAAAATGAGATATTAGGTGATCTTGGTATAccaaattatgattctgttgaaaaggtaataaatcaacaagaaatgactgaacgaaaaaacaaaaaatatctcaataagatCGTCAATGcggctaaatttaaaagaaatcaattgaaagcctacaaaggaaacgttacaaagcaatacaaaagtgggaatataacggaagctgataggcaagaggaaaacaaaagagtggaTCGCGCTATGAAAACTCTAAATGAATACATAAAACATtatcaaaataaaatggaaacaatgaaaggttctg AAATAGCCATGACATCATTTAAGAACGTCCAAGAAATGCTCTGTTTGAGTCTGATAGAAGAGATCATAGGCGAAGAAGAGCTTGTTCTGCTTTCCGAAGTATATAGGCCGAGTAATCTTCCTTTTCCTCACTCGGCGTATGAAAAGTTTTCTCTGGCGAATAAAGACCCAGCCGAATGTAAAGCCGATTTCCGAGTGGAAAAGAGGGATATTCCTTTGCTGACTGAGGCATTAAGAGTACCTCCTGTCTTCCAATGCCGCAATGGAACAATTTGCGACGGAGTCGAAGGCCTGTGTATAATGCTAAAGAGATTTGCTTACCCGTGCCGGTATTCCGACATGATACCCATTTTTGGACGATCCGTGCCAGAACTGAGCATGATTAGCAGTGAAGTTGTAGAGTGGATGTACACAACTCACGGTCACAAAATAACACAGTGGAATCATGACCTTTTAAATCCAGCCTCACTGAATCAGTATGCTGATGCCATTAGTAACAAAGGAGCAGCACTAGAaaattgttttggtttcatAGATGGAACTGTGCGCCCAATTTCTAGACCGGATGCAAACCAAAGAATTGTATACAATGGACATAAACGGGTTCATGCCCTTAAATTTCAGGCTGTTGCGCTCCCAAATGGATTAATTGGCCATCTATATGGTCCTGTTG AAGGAAGGATGCACGATGCACGAATGTTGGCAGTTTCTGATCTGTATGATGATTtggaaaattttgctttctgtctAGCGGGAAGAGAAATGTGTTTGTATGGTGACCCAGCCTACCCGCTTAGAATCCACCTCCAAGCCCCTTTCCGAGTTGGAGTTTTAACAAGGCAAATGgaaatttttaatgaaaaaatgagtgCAGTACGTGCATCTGTAGAGTGGTTATTCGCAGACATTGTCAACTATTTCAAATTTCTAGATTTCAAAAAGAATTTGAGGATAGGTTTAAGTCAAGTTGGTAAGATGTATATAGTCTGTGCAATTCTACGAAACGCTTTAACCTGCCTTTATTCTAACACAACTGCAGAATACTTTGAAGTCGACCCTCCATCATTACAAGACTATTTTCGTTAA
- the LOC138051963 gene encoding KIN17-like protein: MAAPSSKACNSVMFWTYDHEVILCREVVNVNPYTTKKGSTQRSSMWEKIADTLNKCTVPKFRVDKRSVRDHVGILVYKHKKKLQAEEKATGITPDEPTELENLLDTITALEETAEAELQETQGTSSKKLQYDRAKAEDVRLKAMEKLSETKKRDSSADESDDKPKRQRRSGGDAMQYLAERAKVSDQLKEEELKMRKEHQTLEREKMEILRNQQMQMHQQQADMLKVMQQQQQQSQQQLLNSQMMMMEHQQQQSKALMVLLEKITHTTNNK, encoded by the exons ATGGCAGCACCTTCGAGCAAGGCTTGCAA TTCAGTAATGTTTTGGACATATGACCATGAAGTCATCTTATGCAGAGAAGTCGTCAATGTAAATCCCTACACAACTAAGAAAGGGTCAACACAAAGAAGCAGCATGTGGGAAAAAATAGCAGACACCTTAAACAAATGCACTGTGCCGAAATTCAGAGTAGATAAGCGGTCAGTTAGAGACCACGTGGGAATTCTTGTTTACAAGCATAAGAAGAAACTTCAAGCCGAGGAAAAAGCAACTGGGATAACTCCCGATGAGCCAACGGAATTAGAAAACCTACTGGATACGATTACCGCGTTGGAGGAAACTGCCGAAGCGGAATTACAGGAAACACAGGGAACAAGCAGTAAAAAACTTCAATACGACCGGGCTAAGGCGGAAGATGTTCGACTAAAAGCAATGGAGAAGCTGTCAGAGACGAAGAAAAGAGACTCATCAGCAGATGAAAGCGACGATAAACCGAAGCGTCAACGAAGAAGTGGAGGTGATGCTATGCAATACTTAGCTGAAAGAGCTAAAGTAAGTGACCAATTGAAAGAGGAAGAGCTAAAGATGAGGAAGGAGCATCAAACACTCGAGAGAGAGAAAATGGAGATCTTGAGGAATCAGCAAATGCAAATGCATCAGCAACAAGCAGACATGCTCAAAGTTATgcagcagcaacagcaacaaaGCCAACAGCAGTTACTCAACTctcagatgatgatgatggagcATCAACAGCAGCAGTCAAAGGCTTTGATGGTGTTATTGGAAAAAATAACACATACAACAAATAATAAGTAG